One genomic region from Campylobacter concisus encodes:
- a CDS encoding ATPase translates to MSKQNLTQKNKITLAHKSKNRARFICESLNARSDVSAIEAAISERTDALSVRVNKYAKSIIVEYDKNYDKILNFIKSYEFPTKAKDPNLPSKANIYKAAAALGITPFMSNKTLKSAVTLYATAPNLIEGAKELRHEGVTSKVLEATAIGTSLAMGDHLAANSTNLMINIGEYMEESASHKSDDLIKELAKPNIEEVWVERNLNGEKTLEKVKTENLKKGDIVVVGAGETIGVDGYIVEGNADVNQVSMTGEAEPIPKARGDRVISGTVVDEGRIKIWAENVGSDTATARIKEYIQTSLNEKSAIGVKALKLADKLVPVTLSLAGLSYIINKNMNSVASVLQADYSCALKLATPVAFKSSISKAGRNGILVKGAKAIEALSSVDTFVFDKTGTLTHGRLSVVEIYSFKEGFSQNDILNLTASAEEHYFHPVAEAIVEAANKRGFHHIHHDEVEFIVAHGVKTAMHGKEVVIGSRHFLEDDEMISFKAHEALISKALNSGLTLLYVGYDKELVGVIAMKDDMRENAKDMVAKLRSLGVKEVVMLSGDIKSKAEEVARELGLDRVYAECLPTDKAAIIEELKSEGKKVAFVGDGINDAPSLTKANVGISMHKGADIAKATADISLLKDDIMSVALVKELANKTMDLISSNFRSTVGVNTAILSAATLGMLNPIATAMLHNGTTIWLLLNSMKGVKFKSK, encoded by the coding sequence ATGTCAAAGCAGAACTTGACTCAAAAAAATAAGATCACTCTAGCTCACAAGAGTAAAAATAGAGCGAGGTTTATTTGCGAGAGCCTAAATGCCAGAAGCGATGTCAGCGCTATCGAGGCTGCGATCTCAGAGCGAACTGATGCACTAAGTGTTCGTGTAAATAAATACGCAAAAAGCATTATTGTTGAATACGATAAAAACTACGATAAAATTTTAAACTTTATCAAGAGCTATGAATTTCCAACAAAGGCTAAAGATCCAAATTTGCCAAGCAAGGCAAATATCTATAAGGCTGCTGCTGCACTTGGTATAACACCATTTATGAGCAATAAAACTCTAAAATCAGCCGTGACTCTTTATGCCACAGCACCAAATTTAATAGAAGGTGCAAAAGAGCTAAGACATGAGGGCGTCACTTCAAAAGTGCTTGAGGCAACTGCCATTGGTACTAGCCTAGCAATGGGCGATCATTTAGCAGCAAATAGCACAAATTTGATGATAAATATCGGCGAATATATGGAAGAAAGTGCTAGTCACAAAAGCGATGATCTCATCAAAGAGCTAGCAAAACCAAATATCGAAGAAGTCTGGGTCGAGAGAAATTTAAATGGTGAAAAGACGCTTGAAAAAGTAAAAACCGAAAATTTAAAAAAGGGCGACATCGTAGTAGTCGGAGCTGGTGAGACGATAGGTGTTGATGGTTATATCGTTGAAGGTAACGCCGATGTAAATCAAGTCTCAATGACCGGAGAGGCTGAGCCTATACCAAAAGCTAGAGGCGATCGTGTTATAAGTGGCACCGTGGTCGATGAAGGTAGGATAAAAATTTGGGCTGAAAATGTAGGTAGCGACACAGCGACAGCTAGGATCAAAGAGTACATACAAACTTCGCTCAATGAAAAATCAGCCATTGGCGTAAAAGCGTTAAAACTAGCTGATAAACTTGTGCCTGTTACGCTCTCGCTTGCTGGACTTTCATACATTATAAATAAAAATATGAATAGTGTTGCTAGCGTACTTCAAGCGGACTACTCTTGCGCATTAAAGCTTGCCACACCAGTTGCTTTTAAATCAAGTATCTCAAAAGCTGGTAGAAATGGCATTCTTGTAAAAGGCGCAAAAGCGATTGAAGCTTTAAGCTCAGTTGATACTTTTGTATTTGACAAGACCGGCACTCTTACACACGGACGCCTAAGTGTAGTTGAAATTTACTCGTTTAAAGAAGGCTTTTCTCAAAATGATATATTAAATTTAACTGCAAGTGCCGAGGAACACTACTTTCATCCAGTAGCTGAAGCAATAGTTGAAGCTGCAAACAAGCGTGGTTTCCACCATATTCATCACGATGAAGTTGAATTTATCGTAGCTCACGGCGTAAAAACTGCGATGCACGGCAAAGAGGTAGTTATCGGCAGTAGACACTTTTTAGAAGATGACGAGATGATAAGCTTTAAAGCTCATGAAGCTTTAATAAGCAAAGCATTAAATAGCGGCTTAACTTTACTCTACGTAGGATACGATAAAGAGCTAGTTGGAGTCATCGCTATGAAAGATGATATGAGAGAAAACGCAAAAGACATGGTGGCAAAACTGCGCAGTCTTGGCGTAAAAGAAGTCGTCATGCTAAGCGGCGACATCAAAAGCAAGGCTGAAGAAGTAGCACGTGAGCTTGGACTTGATAGGGTCTATGCGGAGTGCTTACCAACAGATAAAGCAGCTATCATCGAAGAGTTAAAGAGCGAGGGCAAAAAAGTAGCCTTTGTGGGAGATGGCATAAATGATGCTCCAAGCCTAACTAAGGCAAATGTGGGTATAAGCATGCACAAAGGTGCTGATATAGCTAAAGCGACGGCTGACATAAGTCTTTTAAAAGATGACATCATGAGCGTAGCTCTCGTAAAAGAGCTTGCAAATAAAACAATGGATTTAATTAGCTCAAATTTCCGCTCAACCGTTGGCGTAAACACAGCTATACTAAGTGCTGCGACACTTGGTATGTTAAATCCAATAGCAACTGCCATGCTTCATAATGGCACAACGATTTGGCTTTTATTAAATTCAATGAAGGGCGTAAAATTCAAATCAAAATAA
- a CDS encoding helicase, with translation MEKNLKNDTNISGKLLDINTHRQVSKVGMGITLASVCLSALFMKRNKSIKKFHVASGIAFTCFALYHAGLYDNGIFKKMIIKAKNEVKKA, from the coding sequence ATGGAGAAGAATTTGAAAAACGATACAAACATAAGTGGCAAACTACTTGATATAAACACTCATAGGCAAGTATCAAAAGTCGGTATGGGCATCACTTTAGCCTCAGTTTGCTTAAGCGCCCTTTTTATGAAAAGAAATAAAAGCATTAAGAAATTTCACGTTGCTTCAGGCATTGCATTTACTTGCTTTGCTCTTTATCATGCTGGGCTTTATGATAATGGAATATTTAAAAAAATGATAATAAAAGCAAAAAATGAGGTAAAAAAGGCATAA
- a CDS encoding oxidoreductase: MNNPYINEENVASETAANNAAATQPSAIDNAINNAAQNLPFVPENFNAAGFVKGLVLGGIAAYVLTNPKAQECVFKAIIKGGELINAGIEELKERFEDVKAELDSKK; encoded by the coding sequence ATGAACAACCCTTACATCAACGAAGAAAACGTAGCAAGTGAAACTGCGGCTAACAATGCAGCAGCTACTCAGCCAAGCGCAATCGATAATGCAATAAACAATGCAGCTCAAAATTTGCCATTTGTACCTGAAAATTTTAATGCTGCTGGCTTTGTAAAAGGTCTAGTTTTAGGTGGTATCGCAGCTTATGTACTAACTAATCCAAAAGCACAAGAGTGCGTATTTAAAGCGATTATCAAAGGTGGCGAGCTTATAAATGCTGGCATAGAAGAACTAAAAGAGCGTTTTGAAGATGTCAAAGCAGAACTTGACTCAAAAAAATAA
- a CDS encoding amino acid carrier protein — translation MVLDSFLNFLNGKMDVANDFLYGYFLVIILVATGIYFSYLTRFVQFRMFFEACRVLVEKKDKYNKHHLTPFQALMISTASRVGIGNIAGISAAIVAGGPGALFWMCLMAFLGSASAFIESTLAQIYKTKDVFGFKGGPAYYIKNGLGIKWLASLFAVILIITYAYGFNGLQSYTMTSAFEIYYDKAGSNVSFAQSGLPVGIGLILTAFAAVMFFSKSHIIGKVSSYIVPFMALAYISLALIAIVLNFKEIPDVVKMILENAFDFKAIFGGFAGSVIVIGIKRGLFSNEAGMGSAPNAAAAAHTSHPVKQGLVQAMAVFIDMTICIASGMIVLFSQAYLTKQTGSSGEVLTALPLVQAAMKEYFGEFGVHFTTLAVVLFAITSLIGNYYYAQANMKFLTKNHKLTLLFKITAVVMIFIGAQMNLKLAWNIADITMAAMATINIIAIFLLSKVVIIAVKDYEAQRSAGQNPEFDPESLGIKNTSCWNKN, via the coding sequence ATGGTGCTTGATAGTTTTTTAAATTTTTTAAACGGCAAAATGGACGTAGCCAACGACTTTTTATATGGATATTTTTTAGTCATTATTCTTGTGGCTACGGGAATTTATTTTAGTTATTTGACTCGTTTTGTGCAGTTTAGGATGTTTTTTGAAGCTTGCAGGGTCTTAGTAGAAAAAAAGGATAAGTACAATAAGCACCATTTAACGCCATTTCAAGCACTTATGATCTCGACTGCTTCGCGCGTTGGCATAGGCAATATCGCTGGAATTTCAGCAGCCATCGTCGCGGGCGGTCCGGGTGCTCTTTTTTGGATGTGCTTGATGGCATTTTTAGGATCAGCTTCAGCTTTTATAGAGAGCACGCTAGCGCAAATTTATAAGACAAAAGATGTTTTTGGATTTAAAGGCGGTCCAGCTTATTACATCAAAAATGGCCTTGGCATAAAATGGCTGGCTTCACTTTTTGCAGTGATCCTCATCATCACCTACGCATACGGCTTTAACGGACTTCAAAGCTACACCATGACATCAGCCTTTGAAATTTACTATGACAAAGCTGGTAGCAACGTTAGCTTTGCACAAAGCGGCCTACCTGTTGGCATCGGCCTTATTCTTACGGCATTTGCGGCGGTAATGTTTTTTAGCAAAAGCCACATCATCGGTAAAGTAAGCTCATACATCGTGCCTTTCATGGCACTTGCCTACATCTCGCTAGCACTTATTGCTATCGTTTTAAATTTCAAAGAAATTCCTGATGTTGTTAAGATGATTTTAGAAAATGCCTTTGATTTTAAAGCGATATTTGGCGGATTTGCCGGCAGTGTGATCGTAATAGGCATCAAAAGAGGCCTTTTCTCAAACGAAGCCGGTATGGGTTCAGCTCCAAACGCAGCAGCCGCAGCACATACTAGCCACCCAGTAAAACAAGGCCTAGTTCAAGCAATGGCAGTCTTTATAGACATGACTATATGTATCGCTTCTGGCATGATCGTGCTATTTTCACAGGCCTATCTTACGAAGCAAACTGGATCAAGTGGCGAGGTGCTAACAGCACTTCCTCTCGTTCAAGCTGCAATGAAAGAGTATTTTGGTGAATTTGGAGTTCATTTTACCACTCTTGCGGTCGTACTTTTTGCCATCACTTCACTTATTGGCAACTACTACTACGCTCAGGCAAATATGAAATTTTTAACCAAAAACCACAAGCTTACATTGCTATTTAAGATAACGGCCGTCGTTATGATATTTATTGGTGCTCAGATGAATTTAAAGCTCGCTTGGAATATCGCTGATATCACAATGGCTGCAATGGCAACTATCAACATCATCGCTATATTCTTACTTTCAAAAGTAGTGATAATAGCAGTCAAAGACTACGAAGCTCAAAGAAGTGCTGGGCAAAATCCAGAATTTGACCCAGAAAGCCTTGGTATAAAAAATACAAGTTGCTGGAATAAAAACTAA
- a CDS encoding transcriptional repressor yields MDNFELFYKHFKEFLEAFGQKSSELKEQILHVLFISNSHLSAQEISSEIYKIHKNEISMTSIYSFLNFLEMHHLANCFEENGVKKFELNLKSSHDHLICEICEKIVDFEDEMIEQRQEQIFKEKNFSEQSHTMILYGICSDCQEKNEN; encoded by the coding sequence GTGGATAATTTTGAACTATTTTATAAGCATTTTAAAGAGTTTTTAGAAGCCTTTGGGCAGAAAAGCTCAGAGTTAAAAGAACAAATTTTGCATGTACTTTTCATTAGCAACTCTCATCTAAGTGCTCAAGAAATTTCTTCAGAAATTTACAAAATCCACAAGAATGAAATTTCAATGACATCAATTTATTCTTTTTTAAATTTTCTCGAAATGCATCATCTTGCAAATTGTTTTGAAGAGAATGGAGTAAAGAAATTTGAGTTAAATTTAAAATCCTCGCACGATCATTTGATATGTGAAATTTGTGAAAAGATAGTTGATTTTGAAGATGAGATGATAGAGCAAAGGCAAGAGCAAATTTTCAAAGAAAAAAATTTTAGCGAGCAGTCGCATACGATGATACTTTATGGTATTTGCAGTGATTGCCAAGAGAAAAATGAAAATTAA
- a CDS encoding aminotransferase: MLNELLNASYTSEKNALSLYENLALFGDVFNEIANIRKNAIILTEKFASTHDYELACENEAIFLPAKNKEDALIQALNYELELNKMYEKFCESLDDEELKDLFFRLWATSNNEYIASLKQRLKEIYSGCEIKNELNLNEISQNFEQNGITNILENYQNDFNEITKSLQNIASGKADKSELAKITNNPNFSFFSGLALGALGISVVSKNFNKDEENE, from the coding sequence ATGCTTAATGAACTTTTAAATGCATCATACACCAGCGAAAAAAACGCACTTAGTTTATATGAAAATTTAGCTTTATTTGGTGATGTTTTTAACGAGATCGCAAATATCAGAAAAAATGCGATCATCTTGACAGAAAAATTTGCAAGTACACATGATTATGAGCTTGCTTGCGAAAATGAAGCTATATTTTTGCCAGCAAAAAATAAAGAAGATGCACTGATACAAGCTTTAAACTATGAGTTAGAGCTAAATAAAATGTATGAAAAATTTTGTGAAAGCTTAGATGACGAGGAGCTAAAAGATCTATTTTTTAGACTTTGGGCTACTTCAAATAACGAATACATAGCCTCCTTAAAGCAACGCTTAAAAGAAATTTATAGTGGCTGTGAAATAAAAAATGAGCTAAATTTAAATGAAATTTCACAAAATTTTGAGCAAAACGGCATAACAAATATTTTAGAAAACTATCAAAATGACTTTAATGAGATAACTAAAAGCTTGCAAAATATCGCAAGTGGCAAGGCTGATAAAAGCGAGTTAGCAAAGATAACTAATAATCCAAATTTCTCGTTTTTTAGCGGACTTGCGCTTGGGGCATTAGGCATTTCAGTAGTTAGTAAAAATTTTAATAAGGATGAAGAAAATGAATAA